The window GGTTGATCGATAGCTCAAAGTCTTGCACACCTTTCACGAGTGGATTCTGTTGTATGCCTATCTGTCTTGTATCTTGTGCTGCCGTGTTACCCTGATGAGAAGAGGTCATGATTTCTAGACTCCCTCAGCATCATAATAATCCCAGGCGATGGCGGTAATGGTCGGCTGAAGTCACAGAACAGGAAATGTGTCATTTTGAGAAGCGGAGGAATTTGCTTCTGTGCTCACATATCCGATCGGCAGATAATGTTGCAGCTAAATATAGTTCCCTGCCCTTCGCTCGGTTCCCACAAAGTAGGTTGACAGCATTCGGGGTACATAGATTGCTTCAGCTCATCATGCACCAGCTGTTCTTTGCAGTGGGTACATTAGCTGCTGTGGACAGTGACAGCAACCATTAAGATGTAAAACACAACACCCAGAGCGGAGAACACCCACACAGATAAAAGATCCAGGGTTCATTTGctcaaattaattaattaattaatttaaaaaatatcaaatcTGTGGCAATTAAAGTTTTAATTCCAAAGCCTGCTGAAGTTTTAGCAAATCTGGCAAATGTGATTCACTTTATAATTATGGTTTAAAAAATAGATTATGAAAGAGATGGCATGGCGTTGGCGGCACCAGACCAGTCACAAAAAGGGAGCAATTAAGTAAACACGAGGCTTAcagaacaaaataatttttgtttAATCAAAAATTGCCTTATGAGGCtttgatatatgtatttattgagATTCTGGATTTCTACAAGACTGTGATTTCAAGaggttctgtgtttttattctaaTACCTGTACTGATTTTACTAAATCATGCGTCTGACATATTCCCTCCATACAACAATAATTAATAAAGACTAAATCTAAGACTGAAACTAAACGGAAACAAGCAAAGTCACAGTGGATACTAAGTGAAACAActgaattaaaatttaaaaagataagCAAAAGCTGGGACAGGCAGCTCTAGATAACCTATGGCTTTTATATAAAACTTGTCATTAATTTTTAGTTAAGAGTCATTGCACTgaattttgattctttttacacTGATGTTTCAGATGATGAAAGTTTGACTGAAAGTAAAGAAGTCCTGGTAATTTATCAGTGAAAATATGAACGAACCCCGCAGATCTGAAGTGCTCAGACTAAACAAACACTGTAATCAGTGTGTAGATAAGAGATAAAAACGTATTAACAACAAGGCCTCCTGATGTCTCCTCCCCGCCCCGCTGTACAGAATGGAGATGTTTCGCTGTGAGGATAATTGccagctttgtgtttttctgacaTTTACTTTCAGGCGGAGACTAACATCAATGAAGAAAATGCCACCCTGCTTTCCTGCTGAATTTCACCTTTACTTCTGCTCTGTTTCACTCTTCAGACTTTGGGTGGTGGGGGGGAAACAGATGGTTGATAAATTACGTGGAAAAAATAAACGAATAAACAAAAGTTTCTCGTCAAGGTTTCACGATGAGATGATAGAACAGCTTCCACGATTGCTGGCTTAATGTAACCCGTCAGTTATCCACCAGTGTTTCATTAATCAGAACCACATAGGGAGGTGAAAGTTACTTAAAAGTTGCCTTCATAGAGGATATCAGAGCTTTAACTGTAACATAAAGGTGGAAAATTTTGACTTTCTTTACTTTTGTATACTTGTAAAAGCCTTACACATCATTGGCAAACCATATATTTGATTCATTTGCGTAAATTCTAGGTGTTTAATAGAGCATTTCCCCATGTTAAAACTGAACGCTCTTTGCTTTAAGGTGTAACCTGGCACCGGTGGAGGAATACTTTCAGGACGTGGGATGGCGGACCAACTTGGTGACCATGAACCCGTCAGTAGTGCAGCGAGCCTTCCAGGACCTGGTCACCGACGAGTGGAAGGAGCGCTTCTTACGGCGTCTTCGAAGCCTCAGCGGCAGCGTGTTGTGGATCCCAGCCTTCATGGCCAAGGGGGGAGAGGAGCGCGTGGAGTGGGCACTGCGTCTCATCCTGCTGCACACCGTAGACATACGCACCGCCTTTCCATCGCTGCGCCTTCTCCATGCCGTCAGAGGGTAAGATGCTCAAGCACAGACTTATAAGAACACCTGTAAGCAGCATACTCAGAGGGGTTGACAAAGCCTAATCTGCAGCCCAGGTGGCTATTTTTAAGCACAGCTGATCACCGGGGGCAGTCGGTGAGATAAAGCTACTCTGCCTTTCTCCACTCAAGGGCCCACCTATCAAATTTACCTAAAAGAGAAACTGTTATGCTCATTTTTCAGCCCTATAGTTTTATTCTGGGTCTCTGActgagtagctttgcatgactcaCAGTTCCAAAAATGACTTATTTTGGTTAAACGTCCCTCCCCACTGTGCAGCCTTTAGTTGATCTTCTATTTGTAACAAGCCATTTTAGCTCACTTCTGCCTCCATTTAAGCCAACTTACTGCTGAAACTGTCAGTGCTTTTGTCTTTGGGAAAGCCAAATTGAGTATTATTTTGGACAATAACTTCTTTCTAATAATTTGAGGAATCTCGGTTTGTCCGTCCATCTGTTCTCCAACTGTTCTTTCAATCCACTTCAAATTTTGCAGGGGTATTAGTGGGGTCCCTGGCTGAGTGCAGTGCCCAGTTTGACGTCATTTGAATGAATGGCTCACAAGATTTTGACTAAAAGAGTGACTGCTGTGCTGTGCCGTTATCGTTCTGTGCTTTACTTTTGCCTCTCACCCCTAAGTTTAGGATCACAGCTAACTGCCAAACACTAACCTGAACCTAATTCTAATTTTAACCCTAAGCTTAGTCTTAACCCTCAAAAAGGGCCTTGAAATTTGAAAGCATGACAGAAAAGTgccaacttttaaaaaatgtaattaaaaaaaatctcacaaaGACAGCTGAACAAGTATGAACGACATTTCTTTGTTTACACTTTTATCTCATTGTATGTGTTTGCTTTCCACAGACGGTCTGTCTGTTCTGCACAGGGCTGTTTTAAACAGGCACAATCGCACTCATTTGTTCGGTTGCTGTCTCCTTTTATAGCTGTCCTCTTTTCAAGCCTGCAGCTTTAGGATTGCCTGCTTGTGACACATTTATGGGACACTTGTAAATTGTGGAAACTcggaaaaaaagagaggaaaagaaatTGGTTTCTTTTTCCCAAAATGAGCactgtgacaaaaaaataaagaaaatataaaataggCCCactttatatataaaatacCAATTTAACCCTGGATATAATGTGATGGGGTCAATTTGGGAAATGTGCTTTCTTTCACATAGGCAGATGTTGATTCAGCTCTAGTCTTGTCTGATGTCATGTCAGGTAAGAAGCATTTAGCTTGGTGTGAATATCttgaggaaaggaaaggaaaagtaTTAGCCTGGTCTCTTTGCCTcatgctttgtgtgtgtctgttcaaGTTGAATGTTTGCATATGCTGCTTAGTTCTGTCCAACAGTGCTGCACCCGCACAATGCTGAATGCTTGCTTTGAGGGGAGGGTGCATGAGAGGATTCAGTACAAGTCCACAAGGACACACACGGTGTTTAAGTCCATCTCCTTGTGCACATTTTCCACTAAAGCTGCCTGAGCACAGAGGGAAGTTAAAATTCTCCAGAAATTCAGTGCTGTGTCTGCCCACCATGCTTGGGAAAGGCTTTTCCATAGTGCTTAGCACGCATGGTAATCAACATGGTGCAGCAGACCAGTCTTTAAGCAGctgctgtacttcacagcaaagaTACCGTGGCTAAAGTGTGAGAGTCACCCAGCGTTTCGTAATCATTCACAGGAGCCCTGTGTGGTTTGATTAGATGGTCCTGCCCAGTTACAGCTGGGATAGGTTAACCTGCATCATCACTCcaaaatgaaaccaaaatatCATCCTCGTGGTGGAATCAAAAGAAAAGTCACGGGGTCAGAGGTGGTGCTGGACCAAAATATAATATGACATTTCCATTGAGTCACAGCGCTCCCACCATTTGACTCTATCTTGGTtaaaaaatttgttttaaaaagcaggGAGCAGCGAGTCCTGCACCCGACACCGTGACATTACCAGGCaaccagcagagatgctgcatTAAAAAGCTGTGTGGACTGACCTCATGGTGTTCATAAAGTCAATCTTTTGACTTGATTCTCTGCAAGAAAGCAAATACACACATTTCACAATTCAGCGTCACGCTGAGGCTTCACTGATGAGGCGAAGTCAAAATCTCAGTGATCACATGTTCCCGTCAGCTCTTTAGCGTGATTTATACGAGCTTGTGAAAAGATCAGTTTGCTTTAATTATTTGCAAATGTTGTTGATTTGTTCCCTCTGCTGCTTTTTCCGGAGCTTCTGAATAGCTCAGATAATAGGAAAAGCTGCTACGCTGTGGTTTAATGTGTTGTGTTTAGTGCATTTGGTTAATCATGTTATAAATTCCATTTATTATCATTACtgttatctttttttgtttaatagcttgtcagtgattttttttaagaagtccTCTTTACACTGATGTCAAATGTCCTAAAGTGCATTTGAATCCCTCTCTGCTATTGTTTGTGTGTCCTCGCCTCTGTTATCATTAGCACACTCTGCCCTGGTTCTTTCCTGCCTCGTTAAAAGCCTAACAACCACCGCTGGTCGGTGACCAAATTATGCCATTTTCTATGCTCCAACTCACTCTCGGTATTGCAATGAGATACAACCAGCCATGATTTTTCTTGTTTACAGACCATAAGAAACAGTCTTTGCCCTAAATCGATAGTCGTGCCTGATAAATGCTCCCCTGACCTTTCCTCGGAAAAGCTGAACTTTAAATCGTGGTAGTTTGCAGTAGACAATAAATCTTATGTGCTCATATTCACCGCAACCAAACTCAAATCTCACCTCGGATGATGCCACTGATAATTAAACCCTGTTCTCCTGCCCACTGTTTGTCCTGCACGGCTCATGAGCTGATTAGAGTGGGAGGTTACTGCTGCTGCATCTCAACACGAGCTTCCACATTAACTATAGAGGGTGTTAGAAGAGAGGCTGTTGTGGCCTCAAGGCTGGGCAAATGGGCcagtgactggaaaggaaaatgaAGCTGATGCATGCGAACGTGTGACCATCTGTCCCCGAAGCTGCTCCCAAGGGGAGCGTGTGGCACGTCACTGTCACAGGAGCTGCTAGTCACCTCAGGTAAAGAAAATGGTCGTGCAGAGCAGCTGTAGCGTCTGCAGCTTTTGTTAAAAAGGCTCACGCAGTGAAAAGAACATACAGTCTGTGCTGCTCAGCAACActctgcaaaaaaataaaacataaaaaaatcgtCCACCtaaatattttgatttaatGTCAAATTCAGCAGCCAGGAGTTACTGCAGTTCTGCAACTGCAGTGAAAAAATCCAACTCTCGACAGATAGAAGTAATTTTCTTTCCCCTGTAGATGCTACCAGCCTTGCAAATGTGCTTAACAATAGAACTGCAATAATTGTAAACCACTGTCACAAAATTAAAAATCCCATTTCCTACAGCTTCAACCAATCACCAGTGGAAAActcaaaggtaaaaaacaaGAGAGAGGGGGAAGAAAGCAGCCAGTCATCACGTTTGAAAAACTGTTAATCTTTAAGAACTGAAATTGTTAAACCAGCTGACCTACAGAAGACTTTAGGAATATGTGAGACAGTTGTGAGGCCACAACTGGTGTTTACATCAGAAAGGTGTTGGTCAAACTCTCTATTTTTGCTTGTGTCACGCAGGATTCAACTCCTCCTCTTACTGAAGGAGAAAAGTGGTTCTTCCCAGTGAATGCAGAGCTCACTGTGTACCCAGAAAAGAGTTATGGACACCTTAATCGCTCATCCTTTTGTTCTGGTTCTGTCCGAGTGTCTCGTTTTGTCCCTGAATGTCTTATCTTacagctctgtctctgtctgcatCTGCAGGTACTGGCTGACGAACAACGTCCACATCAAACGTCCGACCACCGGCCTCCTCATGTACACAATGGCCACTCGCTTCTGCGAGGAGATCCACCTTTACGGCTTTTGGCCCTTTTCGCTCGACCCGCAAGGCAAACCGGTTAAATACCACTACTACGACACCCTCAAATATGAGTACACCTCCAGCTCGAGTCCTCACACCATGCCTTTGGAGTTCAGGACCCTGAGCACATTGCACAGACAGGGGGCGCTACGGCTCCACACTGGGGTTTGTGGCATCCAGCAGAGACCACAGAAAGATCTCCAGAGCAAATAGCAGAAGGTTCTGCGGCAAGCAGACTTGAATACGAGCAGTTTTTCTCGTTGCTAGCACTTTTATGAGACTTGAATTAACTTATTTTCAACAGCTGGAATGAACAATTTTTCTATTTCAAGCTCAAAGAGTGACCAACTCCACCCTCAGGCCTGAGGTCTCTCCACaagcacatcttttttttttttttttgcgtgtctgtatgtgtgttgattaaataaattaataaatataatttcatttttatatactaAATTAAAAGTAGCTGACATCCCACAAGTGTTAAAAGTTAATAAGGCTGGCTCTGAAATTCATATTCCAACTTTGTGATGATAAGACTCAATTTAGGGGTGTTTTGTGAGCTGTTAAATTACTGGTTCGCTTGTTGAGCCACAAGATGGAAGCACTTAATAATCAGGAAGAATGACGATAGAGGAAAAAAGGGGaccaacatttctttttaaaacactttgaaGTGGAATCTCTTAAACGCTTTCTATGACATAACCTTACTTTAATGTTAGAAGGTTAATAACAAGCAAAAACTCAAACCTCCAATAAACCAGAGCCACCGTCTATAAAAGTCAGGTTACCTTGAGAACCAAATCAAGAAAGGAAGGCGTGAGCATAATGGAGGAGTGTACCAGCTGTTCACATACGAATGTTTACTTAGACTTTGCCAACGGTAAACCCACTTTGTAAACTTTCCTCAAAGAGCACCAGCCCTGTTTCCTCACTGGAGGGCGAGACGGTAGCTGGATGTTTGTAGTAAGAAGAGGTTTACTTTTTGAGATGAATGTATTTGTTGGCTTCCTTACAAACCTGGGAACAAGCAAGCTCCATAATGTGCTTTTAAATTAACATTAAGTCGCAATCAGCAGCTATTTCAGTGAAATATCACTGAGAGGACCCCGAGCTGGACATCTGTATGCCTTTATTCATGTGGAGCAAGGGTTCTCAAGGTTTTTATGACAAATGTAGGGAGAGGTCTGCACACATCACAAACACTGGAAATGTGTGTGACGTGTctgttatttgtgtttttaattgactttttgCGACATTTAATATGTTCAGTGTTGCATTTCTTGACACCAGCTATATATGTCAGTGGTAGAAAGGTTTAGTCTGCTATAATGGCTGTAACACAGATATGTGCTgctacactcactggccactttgttaggcaCAGCTGTTCAACTGGTTGTTAACGCAAATATCTCGTCGGCCAATCATGAGGCAGCAGTGCATTTGGGAATGTTGGCAAAtgtggtcaagatgacctgcttaGGTTtgaactgagcatcagaatagggaagaaaggtgatttatgtgtcagacaggctggtctgagtatttcagaatctgctgatctgctcggattttcccacacaaccatctgtagggtttacagagaatggcctGATAAAGAGAGGAGCTCACTGGATcgtgagcagcagttctttgGGTggaaatgccttgttgatgtcagaggtcagaggagcaTGGCTAGACTGCTTTAAGCTGACTCAAATTATTGTTACAACCCAGATATGCAGAAGAGcttctctgaacacacaacacgTTGCACCTTGAAGCAGACGGGGCACAGCGACAGGAGACCACAACGGGTGGTCgtggaatgtttccagcacatATCCCATAAAGCATTAAGGCAGCTCTGAGGGCAAAAAAGATCTACAGCACCTTACTAGCAAGGTAACCTAacgaagtggccagtgagtgtaaaGGATAGTTTGATGTGTGGATTAGTTAAATATAAACTAgtgcatttctttctttgttgccCTGAAAGACCTCGTAACATGTTACCAAGAGCTGCTACAGGCTCACAGGTCACACTTTAAGAAATATGGAGGTAGAGTGATGTGTTCATTTTTCTTGTAGAGCATGTTTGGAATTAGTATTAAACCAATATAATAGTTTGATACATAGTATTGTGcctataataaataaattccacCAGTCCCTAAGTGGACCATCCCCATGCCCAGACACTATAAAAGGTTTTATTTGACTGTGAGTTCTTTAACCTAGttatcaatttaaaataaaaacagagtatGCAAAAAACGTCTCGTCGTAGGCCTGCAGTCAGGATACAAACTCCtttttatgtacattttaagGCCAGTAGTAGACTGGCTTTTCAAACTGGAACATCTTAACACAagattaaattatatttttgtacTTCGAGGATCCACCTCATCAAAAGGGGTTttgttttgggctttttttttttttggagttaTCTCAATGTTgagattttggccaaaaagcTCTGGGTATTTTTCCGTAACAATATGCCTCTGTTATAGAAAATTAAAGGAAGCATTtgaaatattccaagagctccaTAGCTAAACAAATAGCCTCTCATGCGCTCTCAGCCATGTGATTTGTccacaaaaagtgttgttttgaCAGGATGCGCCTGTTGACTTGCATGTCGGCCTTATTACACCGCCAATTAAGTTAAGAATAGACATGAAAGTTGTACTAGAGACGTCAGCAGTCTGAAGCAATGAAAGGTTTATTTGTGTGAGCTTGTCTGACTTTGGCAAAAATAGAAACGGTTTGTGACCAACGCTATTAAGTTAATTAACCCAGAATGTGGAGTTTGCCACAGATGAGAAAAACTTTCTCACACATGTTCCCTGCTCTGAAGATTGTACAGTTTTTATCTTGCTCCCCCCCCCACATACCCTGttaacatctgtttaatgtGCAAATTACAGCAAACTAATACTCGCTTTTGCATGTTTGTCTTGTGTTAATGGATACAGTTTGAGCATATTccagtctttttgtttgtttttatgatcCTCAGTGTGACTCACTGATGCTTAACGTGTGCATTTATGACAACGTGAATGTACTTTTCTGtggcaaaaaaatacacaaaattttTCCTTGACACTTCAAAGGAAGCGGGTTTATTTCAGTGGTTTTTCAAATAAATGGAAACTGAGGAAACAGACAGGGCTACACGCACATCTGTGTCAGAAACCAAGCAGGGGCTTGTTTACTATAAACTTTTAAAACAGTTCcacttgtaattttttttttcttttttgtttttgggtaAAATGCGGAATCATGGAAATTAGTTTCACCGCTACAGCTTTAATTTCTCTTTACAAGCGACCATCTGCAGCAGATGATTCGGTGAAGTTTTTCCATGATTTCACACAACTCcagacaagaaaaagaaaaaaaaaaaaaactttgcaaaaGGTTGGCATCTTTGTCTGAGCAGGCACAAACACATTGATCTGCAGCTTTCTGCACAAACAGTTAAAGACACGGGACAGAagagaaaaagtggaaaacagtaaATAACAGCAGCCAGCTTGAGGAATATTACAGAACATCATATTTCAAAAAAATACAGTATGTTTACAAGTTTGATTCACATATGATTCAATGAATGATTCTGTCAAGACAATAAACACATCCAGTATTACCCAAAATGTCAAACACTTTATTTCAGACAGGCGtggggagagaaagaaaatcttTTTCCCAGAAAGAAAACGATAAATTGATTGTGCAAGTTTGGTCACGGcagtctttttattttcttattaaacCGAGGATGGAGGTCACTTGGAAACAGCTGCACCTGCAGGCCACAGTGCACTATCAGATAACAGTTTGGATTAAAAGAGAAGGTCACAGATGGCAACCGCGCAACCGTGTGCTGCAGAAAAGCTCATCTGTTTCTGTTCTGCCTCGCTCCTCAAACAATGTAATTATCGTTATTGGGCAGACGGAGACGTGAGAGTCTTGTGATCTCTTCTGCTTTTCCTTTCATTCACTTTGAATAAAACTTTAGATAGATAATcgtaatttttttaatatgagtTTTTAATATAGTTGTTTAGTATTTATAAAAAGTAACAATCACTTTTCCCCAAATGTCAAAAGTGGCCTTTAATACAATCATAGCCCAGGAAAATTTCTTTTATGAGAAGACGTCAGTTAGCCATTAGTGGATATTACAGTGAGGGACTTTAATTTGTTAGCTCGTATAAAGAATATCAAATTTGGGGATATTTTTAAAGCGAGTAACTGGACTTTGACCCTCAAAAGTCAAACTTTAACTTGGCCTTGAAAATAAGATACTGGGCGCATGTTAATCACTGTGGCGGCATGACTGCAGTCTCCACACGCGGCGCCGATCCTGCTCAGCGGTTCCTTTTTTTAAGGATTAAGCATGTTTCAGCACACTTGATAACAGCAGATTCACATTCATAGCAAACTGGTATATACTCCATAAATATCACACAAACAGTCTTTGCGCTTCGAGTCAAATCTGATAACCTTAAAGGTCAACGTCAGCTGTGATAGCAGCGAAACAGGAATGTCTGAAAGAacacaaggtaaaaaaaaaaaaaaaaaaaaaaaaaaaaattatatatatatatatatatatatatatatatatatatatatatatatatatatatatatatatatatatatatatatatatatatatatatatatatatatatatatatatatatatatatatgtatatatatatatatgtatatatatatatatatatatatcgtaCGCTCATTCCTGACCGGAAAGCCTTTAACAGTATATACGCACAACAAAGTGGTTAGTACATATAGGTAATATTTGgttttggttaaaaaaatatcaattaaATTTTACAGTTGAAGAAAGTACTCTTGGTAAATGAATATTTTACACATTAGGCGATGATCTGTAGTGACCaccatgtatttatttagttatttaaagTGTGATTAACCCTGGATTACAGACATGGCTTCAAAGCAGACATTCGCTGATTATAAACTCATATATATCTTttatcttttatatatatatataaaaaagaaaacatcactTCTGAGTGATAAAGTGATTTGGAAACGACTCAACTCCAGACCGAGGATTCCTGAAAGACTTTTGGAGCCTCCTTATCTCTAACATTAGAAATAACCTGGGAGATTATTTGGCTCACGTGATAAAAGCTTTAGCAAAGCAGCGAACAGTGATGTCAAAACACTATTTAACCACAGATACAAGCCATGCACAGACAGCATTAAGTTGCTGATATGGTAAGACTTGgaaacgcgcacacacacatacacacacccaaaaaaaaaaaaaaaaaaaaaaagtacaggaAATCACTTGTACTTGTCCCGGGCCAAGTGGGAGTCATCAGCTCAAACATGCTGACGTCCACGCCGGTATTCACCTGcaaagcagaaaattagagtTACTTAACGAGCACACAGTGAGGAGGAAGTGTGTTTGCCTGCCAAGAGTCCTGTCTGACTTGGAAGTCAGGAATGTCAACTAAACAAGGCGTCCCTTTGAGGAAGTGACTGTGTGAACAATGGAAAGCACGGAAGGGTGAGACCTAAAGTCAACAGTGCATTAGAATTAAAGTAGTCTTTCCTTAAAGTAGTGTGTTTCTTTAGGATGACCAAAGCTGGTCAAACACACAGTTTTTAATCAAGCtttgtacttaaaaaaaaataatttccggGACGGCTGGTAAATTTGCCGTTGTGCAAAATTTCACAGTCAAAACCAAAGTGCAATCTGCTTTGCATAAGCAAATCAGGGTTTCAGCATTTTATGGCTGTAATAGTAAAGATTAAGGCGCCTGAGGAAAACATATCAGTGTTTTAAAATCTACATTAACCTTATGTTTGCTGTGTAAGAGCAAAACCTGTACAAAGAAACTTATGATCTGTCTTCAAGGCCATCATTTTAGTACTCATGGCACTTTGCTTCTCATGGTCAGCATCTCATCCACATCTACATTTTCTCTTCTCTGATACATGTAGAACGTTCTCAGTGTCATgaggctctcatttttctttcttatcttgCTTATGTGACCAGTAGAAATTGAAGGAAAGGGGTTTTTCCTCTGGTTCTGTTTGGAATATGATGAATGTAACATAATGAACTTGTCATTGCTTAAGTGatccaaaagaaataaaaacaaaacaaacc is drawn from Pelmatolapia mariae isolate MD_Pm_ZW linkage group LG7, Pm_UMD_F_2, whole genome shotgun sequence and contains these coding sequences:
- the st8sia2 gene encoding alpha-2,8-sialyltransferase 8B, producing MPLVFRTLLFGFVTLLVVLLIIDDIAEVEEETANIGHSKKMNLHRLIPKPHRKAEVHVNPTALTTASAETYRHRPIYNNTAKHLSNSWTFNKTLSHLIRKNILRFLDPERDISILKGTLKPGDIIHYVFDRHSTTNISENLYRLLPTVSPMKNQHYRRCAIVGNSGILLNSSCGPEIDSHDFVIRCNLAPVEEYFQDVGWRTNLVTMNPSVVQRAFQDLVTDEWKERFLRRLRSLSGSVLWIPAFMAKGGEERVEWALRLILLHTVDIRTAFPSLRLLHAVRGYWLTNNVHIKRPTTGLLMYTMATRFCEEIHLYGFWPFSLDPQGKPVKYHYYDTLKYEYTSSSSPHTMPLEFRTLSTLHRQGALRLHTGVCGIQQRPQKDLQSK